In one Umezawaea sp. Da 62-37 genomic region, the following are encoded:
- a CDS encoding aminotransferase class III-fold pyridoxal phosphate-dependent enzyme, protein MTGEGFQWPPETRSFCAELPFTPRTTIFERGKGIQLFDARGRDYLDALSGIFVACFGYDCEPIIAAMTAQLRDGLAFQPPLHGTNHNALRLADALVDLAPDGITAVKLLSGGSEAVEAAIRLSRVYHAVTGKPSKQKIISHYQSFHGATYGSLGLTGHPGVKVFGAPMPDVVHTLPPEFLAQQWGLTAVEAGERAAALIEQTIEAEGPDHIAALVVETYSQLRELAAPDPGYFARIREVCDRYDVLLVFDEIVTGFGRTGANFGADAVGVTPDLICAGKGLSGGYAPLSALLIHERVAAPFRDGNGHMAFGTTHTFSGNPIASAAGLASVTHFTEGGFLPRIQDLSVHLRRSMDAALGDKGTANIAGLLCGVVVPDPDGRGVGDLVEAACWERGVIVRGMPYGVMLAPAFITTTTQLDEICAVVGDAVHEVVG, encoded by the coding sequence ATGACAGGCGAAGGGTTCCAGTGGCCGCCCGAGACGCGGTCGTTCTGCGCCGAGTTGCCGTTCACGCCGAGGACCACGATCTTCGAGCGCGGCAAGGGAATCCAGCTGTTCGACGCACGGGGCCGCGACTACCTCGACGCGCTCTCCGGGATCTTCGTCGCGTGCTTCGGGTACGACTGCGAGCCGATCATCGCCGCGATGACCGCGCAGCTGCGCGACGGCCTGGCGTTCCAGCCCCCGCTGCACGGCACCAACCACAACGCCCTGCGCCTGGCGGACGCGCTGGTCGACCTCGCGCCGGACGGGATCACGGCCGTGAAACTGCTCAGCGGCGGGTCGGAGGCGGTCGAGGCGGCCATCCGGCTGTCGCGGGTGTACCACGCGGTCACGGGCAAGCCCTCCAAGCAGAAGATCATCAGCCACTACCAGAGCTTCCACGGCGCCACCTACGGCTCGCTCGGCCTCACCGGCCACCCCGGCGTCAAGGTGTTCGGCGCGCCGATGCCGGACGTGGTGCACACGCTGCCGCCGGAGTTCCTGGCCCAGCAGTGGGGTCTGACCGCCGTGGAGGCCGGGGAGCGGGCCGCGGCCCTGATCGAGCAGACCATCGAGGCCGAGGGGCCCGACCACATCGCCGCGCTGGTGGTGGAGACCTACAGTCAGCTGCGGGAGCTGGCGGCACCGGACCCCGGCTACTTCGCGCGGATCCGCGAGGTCTGCGACCGGTACGACGTGCTGCTCGTCTTCGACGAGATCGTCACCGGGTTCGGCCGCACCGGCGCCAACTTCGGGGCGGACGCCGTCGGCGTGACCCCGGACCTGATCTGCGCGGGCAAGGGCCTGTCCGGCGGGTACGCGCCGCTGTCCGCGCTGCTGATCCACGAGCGGGTCGCCGCGCCGTTCCGCGACGGGAACGGGCACATGGCCTTCGGGACCACCCACACGTTCTCGGGCAACCCGATCGCGTCGGCGGCGGGCCTGGCGTCGGTCACCCACTTCACCGAGGGCGGCTTCCTGCCCCGGATCCAGGACCTGTCCGTCCACCTCCGGCGGAGCATGGACGCCGCGCTCGGCGACAAGGGCACGGCCAACATCGCCGGGTTGCTGTGCGGCGTCGTCGTCCCGGACCCGGACGGGCGCGGGGTCGGCGACCTCGTCGAGGCGGCCTGCTGGGAGCGCGGCGTGATCGTCCGCGGCATGCCCTACGGCGTAATGCTCGCCCCGGCCTTCATCACCACCACCACCCAGCTCGACGAGATCTGCGCCGTGGTCGGCGACGCCGTCCACGAGGTCGTCGGCTGA
- a CDS encoding acyl-CoA dehydrogenase family protein: protein MTSTQTGPRDVTTPPDLTPAEAVARAEAIAAGLVGRQAETERLTRYAPDVHDQLVDAGLYRLLVPRRYGGHELGAETFARVCMAIARGCPSTGWMYLFGAAHALAVGTLFGERAQEELFAVGDFVCPATVAPSGSATRVDGGWLLDGTWRYCSGSPYATHFLGHTMALREGEAEPTPLMFVVPRSSWRLEEDWGTQLGLRGSGSHGITVDGAFVPDHLTRDGLLSMVDPTEGTAGRALHANPEYGGGPLSFMLLELGFVAVGMAQGALDAYDELMRTRTTSFWPIVPRTEHPDFQFRYGEAAGMIAAAEAAVLGAVRQWHDLTARGPAAITREQELRLALIGREAVRLCWHAVEGQLFPTAGSSSVRAGERIERVWRDMSMLHSHAGLGTFLSTMANRELAQAHFSPARVRP from the coding sequence ATGACGAGCACCCAGACCGGACCGCGGGACGTCACCACCCCGCCCGACCTCACCCCGGCGGAAGCGGTGGCGCGGGCCGAGGCCATCGCCGCGGGCCTGGTCGGCAGGCAGGCCGAGACCGAGCGGCTGACCCGCTACGCGCCGGACGTCCACGACCAGCTCGTCGACGCGGGCCTCTACCGGCTGCTGGTGCCGCGCCGCTACGGCGGGCACGAGCTGGGCGCGGAGACCTTCGCGCGGGTCTGCATGGCCATCGCCCGCGGGTGTCCGTCGACCGGCTGGATGTACCTGTTCGGCGCGGCGCACGCCCTCGCGGTCGGCACGCTGTTCGGCGAACGGGCCCAGGAGGAGCTGTTCGCCGTCGGCGACTTCGTCTGCCCCGCGACGGTCGCGCCCTCGGGCTCGGCGACCCGCGTCGACGGCGGCTGGCTGCTCGACGGGACCTGGCGCTACTGCTCGGGTTCGCCGTACGCGACGCACTTCCTCGGCCACACCATGGCGCTGCGCGAGGGCGAGGCGGAGCCGACGCCCCTGATGTTCGTCGTGCCGCGCTCGTCGTGGCGGCTGGAGGAGGACTGGGGCACCCAGCTCGGCCTGCGCGGCAGCGGGTCGCACGGCATCACGGTGGACGGCGCCTTCGTCCCCGACCACCTGACCCGCGACGGTCTGCTCAGCATGGTCGACCCGACCGAGGGGACCGCGGGCCGGGCGCTGCACGCCAACCCCGAGTACGGGGGCGGACCGCTCAGCTTCATGCTGCTCGAACTGGGCTTCGTCGCGGTGGGCATGGCGCAGGGCGCCCTGGACGCCTACGACGAGCTGATGCGGACCAGGACCACCTCGTTCTGGCCGATCGTGCCGAGGACCGAGCACCCCGACTTCCAGTTCCGCTACGGCGAGGCCGCGGGCATGATCGCGGCGGCCGAGGCGGCGGTGCTGGGCGCGGTCCGGCAGTGGCACGACCTCACCGCGCGGGGTCCGGCCGCGATCACCCGCGAGCAGGAGCTGCGGCTGGCGCTGATCGGCCGGGAGGCCGTGCGGCTGTGCTGGCACGCGGTCGAGGGTCAGCTGTTCCCCACCGCGGGGTCCAGCTCGGTGCGCGCGGGCGAGCGGATCGAGCGGGTCTGGCGCGACATGTCGATGCTGCACAGCCACGCGGGCCTCGGCACGTTCCTCTCCACGATGGCCAACCGCGAGCTGGCCCAAGCCCACTTCTCACCCGCCCGCGTCCGACCCTAA
- a CDS encoding FAD-binding protein, whose product MTSTRPAHHESGNTAGPPRPAVITADDPRYEDAVRQGFNQRFRSDVDYLCYPADTAEAVAAVDDAVAAGRRVSVRSGGHGYEGTGSTGGGVLIDLSTMTGIDFDPSRRAFSMQPGAKIGDIYRTLYKRWGVTIPAGEGTEVCIGGHLVGGGFGPLSRRYGALVDYLHAVEVVVVDASGRASAIVATDDPDDPHHDLWWAHTGGGGGNFGVVTRYWLRRPGATSTDPRELLPPAPVRWRNGYLMWSWDTMTERDFVRITRNYATWFERNSAPGSREADLTAFFCATHKSDGVLTVGSLIDDDVPDARLLTNEFFDAVTEGVGVEPTTRTDDGVVSWLYFFTHSNRGDHNGLGGSRFKLKSAYLRKPYPDERIAAAYRHLATDEPKSIYFMFIGYGGQVNAVAPDATAAAQRSSVLKGSFLSAWWDPDEDDRRIGELRALYRDLHADTGGVPVPGERNEGAYLNYPDRDLADPEWNTSGVPWSTLYYLDNYPRLQRIKQRYDPRGEFRHSLSIELPEHP is encoded by the coding sequence GTGACGAGCACCAGGCCCGCGCACCACGAGTCCGGCAACACCGCCGGGCCGCCCCGGCCCGCCGTCATCACCGCGGACGACCCGCGCTACGAGGACGCCGTCCGCCAGGGGTTCAACCAGCGCTTCCGGTCCGATGTGGACTACCTGTGCTACCCCGCCGACACCGCCGAGGCCGTCGCCGCGGTCGACGACGCCGTGGCGGCGGGGCGGCGGGTCTCGGTCCGCAGCGGCGGACACGGCTACGAGGGCACCGGGTCGACCGGGGGCGGCGTGCTGATCGACCTGTCCACGATGACCGGGATCGACTTCGACCCGTCCCGCCGCGCCTTCTCGATGCAGCCGGGCGCCAAGATCGGTGACATCTACCGCACGCTGTACAAGCGCTGGGGCGTCACGATCCCCGCGGGCGAGGGCACCGAGGTCTGCATCGGCGGCCACCTCGTCGGCGGCGGTTTCGGTCCGCTGTCGCGGCGGTACGGCGCCCTGGTGGACTACCTCCACGCGGTCGAGGTCGTCGTCGTCGACGCCTCGGGGAGGGCATCGGCGATCGTGGCCACCGACGACCCCGACGACCCGCACCACGACCTGTGGTGGGCGCACACCGGTGGCGGCGGCGGCAACTTCGGCGTCGTGACCCGGTACTGGCTGCGGCGGCCGGGGGCGACCTCGACGGACCCGCGGGAGCTGCTGCCGCCCGCGCCCGTCCGGTGGCGCAACGGCTACCTGATGTGGTCCTGGGACACGATGACCGAACGCGACTTCGTCCGGATCACGCGCAACTACGCCACCTGGTTCGAGCGCAACAGCGCGCCGGGCAGCCGGGAGGCGGACCTCACCGCGTTCTTCTGCGCGACCCACAAGTCCGACGGCGTGCTCACGGTCGGCTCGCTGATCGACGACGACGTCCCGGACGCGCGGCTGCTGACCAACGAGTTCTTCGACGCGGTCACCGAGGGCGTCGGCGTCGAGCCGACGACGCGGACGGACGACGGGGTGGTGTCCTGGCTGTACTTCTTCACCCACTCCAACCGCGGCGACCACAACGGGCTCGGCGGGTCCCGGTTCAAGCTCAAGTCGGCCTACCTGCGCAAGCCCTACCCCGACGAGCGGATCGCCGCCGCCTACCGGCACCTGGCCACCGACGAACCGAAGTCGATCTACTTCATGTTCATCGGCTACGGCGGCCAGGTCAACGCGGTCGCCCCCGACGCCACGGCCGCCGCCCAGCGGAGTTCGGTGCTGAAGGGGTCCTTCCTGTCGGCGTGGTGGGACCCGGACGAGGACGACCGGCGCATCGGCGAACTGCGGGCGCTCTACCGCGACCTGCACGCCGACACCGGCGGGGTGCCGGTCCCCGGCGAGCGCAACGAGGGCGCCTACCTCAACTACCCGGACCGGGACCTCGCCGATCCGGAGTGGAACACGTCGGGCGTGCCGTGGTCGACGCTCTACTACCTGGACAACTACCCGCGGCTGCAACGGATCAAGCAGCGGTACGACCCGCGCGGCGAGTTCCGCCACTCCCTGTCGATCGAACTCCCCGAGCACCCCTGA
- a CDS encoding DUF2855 family protein, with protein sequence MSDVDTWDLLFERGDLSKHEVRHSEAAALEPGQVRLAVERFGVTAVTAAYAMFGDSPLRFFDVFPAPEGFGRVPVWGFARVVESRAADVAEGSRFFGLLPMSSHHTVTPEVVDGGFVDAGQQAVPHDWYRTYDSADPDELDDRRALLHPLFPCSFTLADLIGKQVAAGVKSVVITSASSKTAIGLADLLARVDGVVVTGVTSDEHKAFTSGLGLYDTVLAYDELGVDVASSPTVFVDFTNSEERMRAVYRHAGGELTTTLLAGFTHPSTSFAPPELGDPQPQPYFTPVVEQQVMAETGVDAYRRDYREAETRFLIGSRSWLDVQRGSGPEAIADAYRAVLAGEQPPSAGAVLTP encoded by the coding sequence ATGTCCGATGTGGACACGTGGGACCTGTTGTTCGAGCGGGGCGACCTGAGCAAGCACGAGGTGCGCCACTCGGAGGCCGCGGCGCTGGAACCGGGCCAGGTCCGCCTGGCCGTCGAGCGGTTCGGCGTCACCGCGGTCACCGCCGCGTACGCGATGTTCGGCGACTCGCCCCTGCGGTTCTTCGACGTGTTCCCCGCGCCGGAGGGATTCGGCCGGGTGCCGGTGTGGGGCTTCGCCCGCGTCGTGGAGTCGCGGGCCGCTGATGTCGCCGAGGGCAGCCGGTTCTTCGGACTGCTCCCGATGTCCAGCCACCACACGGTCACCCCCGAGGTGGTGGACGGCGGGTTCGTCGACGCCGGGCAGCAGGCCGTCCCGCACGACTGGTACCGGACCTACGATTCGGCGGACCCGGACGAGCTGGACGACCGGCGGGCGCTGCTGCACCCGCTGTTCCCGTGCTCCTTCACCCTGGCCGACCTCATCGGCAAGCAGGTCGCGGCGGGCGTCAAGTCGGTGGTGATCACCAGCGCGTCGTCCAAGACCGCCATCGGCCTCGCGGACCTGCTGGCCCGCGTGGACGGCGTCGTGGTGACCGGGGTGACCTCCGACGAGCACAAGGCGTTCACCAGCGGCCTTGGCCTCTACGACACCGTGCTGGCCTACGACGAGCTGGGCGTCGACGTCGCGTCGAGCCCGACGGTGTTCGTGGACTTCACCAACTCCGAGGAGCGGATGCGCGCGGTCTACCGGCACGCGGGCGGGGAGCTGACCACCACCCTGCTGGCCGGGTTCACCCATCCCAGCACGTCGTTCGCCCCGCCGGAGCTGGGCGACCCGCAGCCCCAGCCGTACTTCACGCCGGTCGTGGAGCAGCAGGTGATGGCCGAAACCGGGGTCGACGCCTACCGCCGGGACTACCGCGAGGCGGAGACCCGGTTCCTCATCGGTTCCCGGTCCTGGCTGGACGTCCAGCGGGGCAGCGGTCCCGAGGCGATCGCCGACGCGTACCGCGCCGTGCTCGCGGGCGAGCAGCCGCCGTCGGCGGGGGCGGTGCTGACACCGTGA
- a CDS encoding non-ribosomal peptide synthetase produces MGFPSVHSRFAAQASRTPDAVAVVCGDVRLTYRELNERANRLANRLRPLGVRPETPVAVLMEHTADLVVALLGILKAGAYYLPLHSAHPLDLTRRIMAAAGGPVLLVDSATLRNGAPEARVTIAVDVDQATAGMPRTDVASPTTPGDTAYVMHTSGSTGEPLGVAVPHRAVLELAADPCWDGGRHRCVLAVAPYAFSVNTYEFWVPLLRGGTVVVVPPREVDARSLRRLVREHGVTGLHLTAGLFRVLAEEAPDCLAGVEEVLTGGDVISAAAVRRVLDACPGIVVRAMYGATELSLFATSAPVPRPEPGDGVPLGRAMAGVRLYVLDGNGEPVPNGSVGELHVGGSRLATGYHDRPDLTAERFPRDPFAGGDNRMYRTGDLVRVGDDGLVEFVSRLTDQVKIRGFRVEPVEVENVLNGQSGVAQAAVVARTTPSGEKRLVAYVVTGDGAPDFAGLRAGAKAALPDYMVPSAFVAVDALPLTPNGKVDRAALPDPAFDEGSDRPAHQPPSTERQEVLCALFAEVLGTDRVGLDDSFLDLGGQSMTAVRLAARITKALGADVTVNEIFDAPTVRELDSRLDGRVAAAAHGVSPR; encoded by the coding sequence ATGGGATTCCCCTCCGTACACAGCAGGTTCGCCGCACAGGCCTCCCGGACGCCGGACGCGGTCGCGGTGGTCTGCGGTGACGTCCGGCTGACCTACCGGGAGCTGAACGAGCGCGCGAACCGGCTCGCGAACCGGTTGCGCCCGCTCGGGGTGCGGCCCGAGACCCCGGTCGCGGTGCTCATGGAGCACACCGCCGACCTCGTGGTGGCCCTGCTGGGAATCCTCAAGGCGGGCGCGTACTACCTGCCCCTGCACAGCGCCCACCCGCTCGACCTGACGCGGCGGATCATGGCCGCCGCGGGCGGACCGGTCCTGCTCGTGGACAGCGCCACGCTGCGGAACGGGGCGCCGGAGGCGCGCGTCACGATCGCGGTGGACGTCGACCAGGCGACGGCCGGGATGCCGCGGACGGACGTCGCGAGCCCGACGACCCCCGGTGACACCGCCTACGTCATGCACACCTCCGGGTCCACCGGTGAGCCCCTCGGGGTCGCGGTGCCGCACCGGGCCGTCCTGGAGCTGGCCGCCGACCCGTGCTGGGACGGCGGGCGGCACCGGTGCGTGCTCGCCGTGGCGCCGTACGCGTTCAGCGTGAACACCTACGAGTTCTGGGTCCCGCTGCTGCGCGGCGGGACCGTGGTGGTCGTCCCGCCCCGCGAGGTCGACGCGCGGTCGCTGCGCAGGCTGGTGCGGGAGCACGGCGTCACCGGGCTGCACCTGACCGCCGGTCTGTTCCGGGTGCTGGCCGAGGAGGCCCCGGATTGCCTGGCGGGTGTGGAGGAGGTGCTCACCGGCGGGGACGTGATCAGCGCCGCCGCGGTGCGCCGGGTGCTGGACGCCTGTCCGGGCATCGTGGTCCGGGCGATGTACGGCGCGACGGAGCTGTCGCTGTTCGCCACGTCGGCGCCGGTGCCGCGACCGGAGCCCGGCGACGGCGTCCCCCTCGGTCGGGCCATGGCCGGGGTGCGGCTGTACGTCCTGGACGGGAACGGCGAGCCCGTCCCGAACGGCTCGGTCGGCGAGCTGCACGTCGGCGGCTCCCGGCTGGCCACCGGTTACCACGACCGCCCCGACCTGACCGCGGAGCGCTTCCCGCGCGACCCGTTCGCGGGCGGGGACAACCGGATGTACCGCACCGGCGACCTGGTCCGCGTGGGTGACGACGGTCTGGTCGAGTTCGTCTCCCGGCTCACCGACCAGGTCAAGATCCGGGGCTTCCGGGTGGAGCCGGTCGAGGTCGAGAACGTCCTCAATGGACAGTCCGGTGTCGCGCAGGCCGCGGTCGTGGCGCGGACGACCCCCTCCGGCGAGAAGCGGCTCGTCGCCTACGTCGTGACCGGGGACGGGGCCCCCGACTTCGCCGGGCTGCGCGCCGGCGCGAAGGCCGCGCTGCCGGACTACATGGTGCCCTCGGCGTTCGTCGCCGTGGACGCGTTGCCGTTGACCCCCAACGGCAAGGTCGACCGCGCGGCGCTGCCCGACCCCGCCTTCGACGAGGGCTCGGACCGCCCCGCCCACCAGCCGCCGTCGACCGAGCGCCAGGAAGTGCTCTGCGCGCTGTTCGCCGAGGTGCTGGGGACCGACCGGGTGGGGCTGGACGACAGCTTCCTGGACCTGGGCGGCCAGTCGATGACGGCGGTGCGGCTGGCCGCCCGGATCACGAAGGCGCTCGGCGCCGACGTGACCGTGAACGAGATCTTCGACGCGCCGACCGTGCGGGAGCTGGACTCCCGGCTGGACGGCCGGGTGGCGGCGGCCGCGCACGGGGTGTCGCCCCGATGA
- a CDS encoding FAD-dependent oxidoreductase: MTVADAAPMPAGPGEPGFAEAVHVFNSLAVPEPAAATTARTVEQVRSAIHHAARRGLAVRVHSTGHGAAAARPVRGALLIRTALDGAVEIDPRARVARVPAGTRWESVVRAAEPHGLTAAHGSSGTVGVVGYALAGGLSPYGRMVGLAANTVRAVDLVTADGRHRRVDAESDPELFWALRGGGGGFGVVTAIEFDLFPATTVITGAAYWPGALADRLLAAWLDWARDAPVIATTSVRVMNLPDFPDVPRELAGRTTFAVDGVVHADDPVSARRCADDLLGPLRAIGAPLLDSWQPDRPSAVLLAHMDPADPLPILGDHLLLDDLDAGGAARFLDVLGEGSGSPLVGAGLRQLGGAYATPSAPGGALDRLAAAYSYAGSGLAADPDAAAALRAHCATVRTALAPWDTGRVVPSFVEDFEQPQGHLDAERAAAVERVRAGVDPDGLFRQDASPTTTRQEKVP, translated from the coding sequence ATGACCGTCGCGGATGCCGCCCCGATGCCGGCCGGTCCAGGGGAGCCGGGTTTCGCCGAGGCCGTGCACGTGTTCAACTCCCTGGCCGTGCCGGAGCCCGCCGCCGCCACGACCGCGCGCACCGTCGAGCAGGTCCGCTCCGCGATCCACCACGCCGCGCGACGCGGCCTCGCGGTGCGCGTCCACTCCACCGGCCACGGCGCGGCGGCGGCCCGGCCCGTGCGCGGCGCGCTGCTCATCCGCACCGCGCTGGACGGCGCGGTCGAGATCGATCCGCGGGCACGGGTCGCACGGGTGCCCGCGGGCACCCGGTGGGAGTCCGTGGTCCGGGCCGCGGAACCCCACGGGCTGACCGCCGCGCACGGCTCGTCGGGAACGGTCGGGGTCGTCGGCTACGCGCTGGCGGGCGGGCTCAGCCCGTACGGCCGGATGGTCGGGCTGGCGGCCAACACCGTTCGCGCCGTCGACCTGGTGACCGCGGACGGGCGGCACCGCCGGGTCGACGCCGAGTCCGATCCCGAACTGTTCTGGGCCCTGCGCGGCGGGGGCGGCGGTTTCGGTGTCGTGACGGCGATCGAGTTCGACCTGTTCCCGGCCACCACGGTGATCACCGGGGCCGCCTACTGGCCGGGGGCGCTCGCCGACCGGCTGCTGGCGGCCTGGCTGGACTGGGCGCGGGACGCACCGGTCATCGCCACCACCTCGGTGCGGGTGATGAACCTCCCCGACTTCCCCGACGTGCCGAGGGAGCTGGCGGGCCGCACGACGTTCGCCGTGGACGGCGTGGTGCACGCCGACGATCCGGTGTCCGCACGGCGCTGCGCCGACGACCTGCTGGGCCCGCTCCGCGCGATCGGGGCACCGCTGCTGGACTCCTGGCAGCCGGACAGGCCCTCGGCCGTGCTCCTCGCGCACATGGACCCGGCGGACCCGCTGCCCATCCTGGGCGACCACCTGCTGCTCGACGATCTCGACGCTGGCGGCGCGGCGCGGTTCCTCGACGTCCTCGGCGAGGGGTCCGGCTCACCGCTGGTGGGCGCCGGGCTGCGGCAGCTGGGCGGCGCCTACGCGACCCCCTCCGCCCCCGGAGGCGCGCTCGACCGGCTGGCCGCCGCCTACTCCTACGCCGGATCGGGCCTGGCAGCCGACCCGGACGCGGCGGCGGCGCTGCGCGCCCACTGCGCGACCGTCCGCACCGCGCTCGCCCCGTGGGACACCGGCCGCGTCGTCCCCAGCTTCGTCGAGGACTTCGAGCAGCCGCAAGGACATCTCGACGCCGAGCGCGCGGCCGCGGTCGAACGGGTGCGCGCCGGGGTCGACCCGGACGGGCTGTTCCGCCAGGACGCGTCCCCCACCACCACCCGACAGGAAAAGGTGCCATGA
- a CDS encoding condensation domain-containing protein: MTGAPLSSNQEFLLSFDKGDADGAFGERHTLVDAWRLTGPVDPAVLRSALDDVVARHDVLRTLVLPDEDGGHQLVHPPCPADLSVRSLPAGDRDHDAEVLLNEVDAEPFTVREIPLLRAVLGQFDEKDSVLVLATHHVASDDWSMGLLARDVAACYTARLTGDPVALPEARQYAEFAAWQRESGGTPEGARDYWRYKLAGYDMTAIASDRPVPDDRPDVYAAHRLILDDDLSARVLAFARSMRSTPFMVLLAAHQMQLRDMTGVAGVMTPTFSAGRYQEGFTDTVGPFFNLLPLLTDLTGTRHLRDVVGRVRATCFEAYAHDVPFGDIVEEAPRIAEAFGDPGGAVVAFQVLQPPPFADDLVLGPATGVAIRDRRLSQRLSSGIPNGGSWAFEVLRSGRIASSFKYNANAFDEDTVSAIVDDLRHRLGAALT, translated from the coding sequence ATGACCGGCGCCCCGCTGTCCTCCAACCAGGAGTTCCTGCTCTCGTTCGACAAGGGCGACGCCGACGGGGCGTTCGGCGAGCGGCACACGCTCGTCGACGCCTGGCGGCTCACCGGCCCGGTGGACCCGGCCGTGCTCCGGTCGGCGCTCGACGACGTGGTGGCCCGGCACGACGTGCTGCGCACCCTGGTGCTGCCCGACGAGGACGGCGGCCACCAGCTCGTCCACCCGCCGTGCCCGGCCGACCTGTCGGTGCGGTCGCTGCCCGCGGGCGACCGCGACCACGACGCCGAGGTGCTGCTCAACGAGGTCGACGCCGAGCCCTTCACCGTCCGGGAGATCCCACTGCTGCGGGCGGTGCTCGGGCAGTTCGACGAGAAGGACTCGGTGCTGGTGCTCGCCACGCACCACGTCGCGAGCGACGACTGGTCGATGGGCCTGCTGGCGCGCGACGTCGCGGCCTGCTACACCGCGCGGCTGACCGGGGACCCGGTCGCGCTGCCGGAGGCGCGGCAGTACGCGGAGTTCGCCGCGTGGCAGCGCGAGAGCGGTGGCACCCCCGAAGGGGCGCGCGACTACTGGCGGTACAAGCTCGCCGGGTACGACATGACCGCCATCGCCAGCGACCGGCCGGTGCCCGACGACCGGCCCGACGTCTACGCCGCGCACCGGCTCATCCTCGACGACGACCTGTCGGCCAGGGTCCTGGCCTTCGCGAGGTCGATGCGCAGCACGCCGTTCATGGTGCTGCTGGCCGCGCACCAGATGCAGTTGCGGGACATGACCGGCGTGGCCGGGGTGATGACGCCGACCTTCAGCGCGGGCCGGTACCAGGAGGGCTTCACCGACACCGTCGGCCCGTTCTTCAACCTGCTGCCGCTGCTGACCGACCTCACCGGGACCCGGCACCTGCGCGACGTCGTCGGCCGGGTGCGGGCGACGTGCTTCGAGGCGTACGCGCACGACGTCCCGTTCGGCGACATCGTGGAGGAGGCGCCGCGGATCGCCGAGGCGTTCGGCGATCCGGGCGGCGCGGTCGTCGCGTTCCAGGTGCTGCAACCACCGCCGTTCGCCGACGACCTGGTGCTCGGCCCGGCCACCGGCGTCGCGATCCGCGACCGGCGGCTGTCGCAGCGGCTCAGCTCGGGCATCCCCAACGGGGGCTCGTGGGCGTTCGAGGTCCTGCGCTCCGGCCGGATCGCGAGCAGCTTCAAGTACAACGCCAACGCGTTCGACGAGGACACGGTCAGCGCGATCGTCGACGACCTGCGGCACCGGCTCGGGGCGGCGCTGACGTGA
- a CDS encoding DUF2306 domain-containing protein — MSRHTDTVADVGERTGDPVDRPTRVVWWRRPWIVPLALVVLAFLVYQLSPFRELEDAKAPLPPHDGFPAYFPILLAHMFFGTITMVTVVLQLWPWLRLNHPRVHRISGRFYVVSAVIAGCAGLVLVPFAPVVGQIGVSLATVTWIAVTVMGLIRARQGHFDRHRRLMLYSFAIVMNNVWGVILGRIGFSMIEFIDFNYIAEGVRWLGWIGNLMLVQWWIYRTENRPEVRRLRKSRVAS; from the coding sequence GTGAGCCGGCACACCGACACCGTCGCCGACGTGGGCGAGCGGACCGGCGACCCCGTCGACCGGCCGACGCGGGTGGTCTGGTGGCGGCGCCCGTGGATCGTCCCGCTGGCACTGGTCGTGCTCGCCTTCCTGGTCTACCAGCTCAGCCCGTTCCGGGAGCTGGAGGACGCCAAGGCGCCGCTGCCGCCGCACGACGGCTTCCCCGCCTACTTCCCGATCCTGTTGGCGCACATGTTCTTCGGCACCATCACGATGGTCACGGTGGTGCTCCAGCTCTGGCCGTGGCTGCGGCTGAACCACCCGCGGGTGCACCGGATCAGCGGCCGGTTCTACGTGGTGTCCGCGGTGATCGCGGGCTGCGCTGGGCTCGTCCTCGTCCCGTTCGCCCCGGTGGTCGGCCAGATCGGCGTCTCCCTGGCCACGGTCACCTGGATCGCCGTGACCGTCATGGGGCTCATCCGGGCGCGGCAGGGGCACTTCGACCGGCACCGCCGCCTGATGCTGTACAGCTTCGCGATCGTCATGAACAACGTGTGGGGCGTGATCCTCGGCCGGATCGGGTTCTCCATGATCGAGTTCATCGACTTCAACTACATCGCCGAGGGCGTGCGGTGGCTCGGCTGGATCGGCAACCTGATGCTCGTCCAGTGGTGGATCTACCGCACCGAGAACCGCCCGGAAGTGCGTCGGCTGCGGAAGTCGCGGGTGGCGTCGTGA